One Heyndrickxia oleronia genomic window, GTGATTTCTTTATTTACTTCATCACGTACTTTTCGCTTTATCGCTTGATCCTTTTGCGTATCACTATTGGCTAAGATCCGCAGACGAACCGCCTCCTGAGGTATAACAATGGTTTCATCCGCAACACTTTCTTGCTTTGGTATATATAAACTTAGAATTGTGCCAATTGATAACATCATAATATAAATCCATGCTACATTTTTTTTATTCATTTTCTCCACCATCCCTTACTAAGATATTGTGGACAAAATGTTGAAATCTTAAACTAGTAAACTTGAATTTTTTTATAGAAGTAATTCTCATAAGACGATTTACTTTTAATGTACTTTTCGTATTCGTTATTAACCCTATATTTATTGGTTGATTTAGAAATGAGCCTATAAAAAAAAGACTACCTAAAAAAGTAAAGCCAGGTAGCCCATAAATTCATTTTATATTTCACAAAAAACCATTCGATCCTTTCCATTTATGTCATTTACTATTTCAATGACACTTTGTGGAAATGACTTTCTAAGGATTTCAGCGACTTGTTCCCCTTGACCCATTCCAATTTCAAACCCAATTAATGCCTTCTCCCTAATAACTTCAGGAATCTGTTCCATTAATCTTCTATAATAATCGAGCCCGTCAAATCCTCCAAATAGTGCCTGATGTGGTTCGTGATCCTTCACCACATCAGATAATACTTCAATATCTCTGTTCGGAATATAGGGAGGATTGGATAATATAATATCCACTTTTTCCTTTGCCTTAATAATAGGGATTAATAAATCACCTTGTATAAAAGAAATATCCGCTTTATACCGGGCTGCATTTTTTTTCGCTATTTCCAACGCACTTCCAGATATGTCTATGGCTGAAGTAAAAAGATATGGGCATTCAAGTTTCATTGTGATAGCAATAATTCCACTACCAGTACCTATATCGACCATTTTCAAATCCTTTTGGTCTGGAAACATTCGCTTAGTTCTAGTAATGGCTTCAACAATTAATTCCTCTGTCTCTGGACGAGGGATAAGTACATCCTGATTAACGATAAACTCCCTGCCATAGAACTCTTCATAGCCCATTATATGCTGAATAGGAACTCCACCTGCATGCATCCTAACAGCTTTATAAAAATCTTTCTGTACTTGCTCCGGAAGAACCAATTGTTGGTTTGCAAATAACTGAGATCTACTCATCTGTAGATAATGTCTCAGCAGGATTTCACCTGCATTCGCGTCCCGTTGATGTTCCACTAAAAAAGAAGAAGCCCATTGCAGAGCTTCAAAGACTTTTTGGCCTTGAACCATTAGTCATTCACACTTTCTAGTTTATGGGATTGATCTTCCAAAATAAGCGCATCTATAATATCATCCATTTTTCCTTGAAGAATCTGATCCAATTTTTGAATAGTTAATCCGATACGGTGATCAGTAACACGATTTTGCGGGAAATTATACGTACGAATACGTTCTGAACGATCTCCCGTCCCAACAGCAGACTTACGATTGGCATCATATTCTGCTTGTGCTTCTTGTTGAAATTTATCATAGACACGTGCACGTAAAACCTTCATTGCCTTTTCCTTATTCTTTATTTGTGATTTCTCATCTTGGCAAGAAACTACTGTTCCAGTTGGAATATGTGTTAAACGAACTGCTGACATGGTCGTGTTAACGCTTTGTCCACCTGGTCCACTAGACGCAAACGTATCTACACGAATATCCTTTTCATGTATTTCCACTTCAACCTCTTCAGCTTCAGGTAGAACTGCTACCGTCGCAGTAGACGTATGAATACGACCACCTGATTCTGTCTCTGGTACACGTTGAACACGATGAGCTCCATTTTCAAATTTTAGTTTTGAAAATGCTCCCTTCCCATTAATCATGAAAATAATTTCCTTATAGCCGCCTACACCAGTTGTACTAGCCTCAATCACTTCAGTTTTCCAACCTTGAGCCTCTGCATAACGACTATACATTCGATAAAGATCGCCTGCAAAAAGAGCTGCCTCGTCTCCACCTGCTGCTCCGCGAATCTCCATAATAACGTTCTTATCATCATTAGGATCTTTTGGTAAAAGTAATATTTTTAAACGGTCTTCAAAGCCTTCAATTTGTTCTTCTAATTCATGTATTTCTTCTTTAACCATCTCACGCATTTCATTATCAAGCTTTTCTTCTAACATTGCTTTTGCATCTTTAAATTGCTGTTGAACTTCTTTATATTCACGATACACCATAACTGTTTCCTGAATATCAGACTGTTCCTTTGAATATTCTCTTAATTTTTTTGTATCGTTAATAATTTCAGGATCGCTTAAAAGTTCATTGAGCTTCTCATAACGATCTTCTACAATTTGTAATCGATCAAACATGGCATTTCACCTCTATTATCATAAGCTTACGCTTAAAAAATTATAAATGATTCTATCTAAAGTCTTAATGGATCTCATTATCAATTATGTCCGTAACAGTACTATTATAGTATACTCGACTACCCTCGTAAATAGGAAACGCCCTTTGTTCACTCTTTCAAACTAACCTTCTGTAAAAAAAGTTCATACATCTTTCCATCTATGACAAGGAATAGTTGAGCATTCGAATTTTTAATTTTACTAATGATTTCTGCTCATTAAGGATTCTATAGCTTCAAATCCATATAAAAAGACTGTCTGAATAAGTAAGTATCAGACAGCCCTTTTTTTATTGTTCATCAATCTTTACATTAATATCATATTTCGGCAAAGCTTGAATGAGCTTCTTATGAAGCTTTGATTCCTCTTTCATTCGTTCATGATGGGTTAAACGTTTATTCGTATGAACATTCACCCACATATTATTTCCATTAATCCAAACAGAAGAAGGTACATACCCCTTTTGGCTTCTTACGACATCCTTCGCCTTATCTACTTCAGAACCTACCGTAGGTTGAGGGTCACCCTTTTTTAAATCAATCATATTTGGATTTTCATTCGTTTGACTAGTAGAAATCTCTCTATACTTATTATCCTTAGCCCCATTATTTGTAAGTGCATCATCATTTAACTGATTGCTCCCACAACCTGATAATAAACCTAATAAGAATAGAAAGCTAATTGTCAATTTCCACATAAACTGCACCTCCATAGGAATAGCTTTTCCTGATGAAGAATGTTTATGTAGAACTACAACTTAAAAAGGCTCTTTTCTCAAACATTGTTGCTATTAGTTATTGTTTTACTTTAAAAATAGGTTGGAGGTCGACATCCTTCATTCCTTGTTGATATTAGTTATTGTTTTATTTTAAAAATAGGTTAGAGGTCGACATCCTTCATTCCCGCATAAAGTATCCCCTTAATCAACTGTATTGTAATGCTTCTTCCTTCTGATTGATTAATTCTTCTTTGATTATTTGGATGGTTTGATCAATATTTTCCTTCGTATGCGCCGCTGACATAAAAAATCTAATTCTTGCTTGGCTTTCCTTAACAGCTGGATAAACAATAGGCATTGCATTCACACCTCTTTGATAAAGCTTTTCAGCAAAAATAAGAGCCTTATCAGTATTTCCTATAATCATCGGAATGATAGGTGTGTCACAACTATCTCCAGTATTTACATCCAATGACTTTAACTTTGAAAGGAAGTAAGTTGAATTCTTCTTTAGCCTTTCAAATAAATGCTCTTCTCTCTCACATATTTCTAATGATGCATACGCAGCTGCGGCATTGGCAGGAGTTATACCAACACTAAAAATAAATCCCGGAGAATTGTATCTTAAATAATGAATAAATCTTTTACTACCCGCGATATATCCCCCACAGCTGTTAAGTGATTTACTTAATGTACCCATTAATACATCTACTTCTTTTGGATCAATATTGTAATAACTTGTCACTCCACGACCATTTTCACCAATTGTACCAATTGAGTGTGCTTCGTCGACCATTAAGAGTGCGTTATATTTGTTTTTTAATTTGATCAACTCAGGTAGTTTGCAAATATCTCCATCCATACTATAAACACCTTCTACAACAATTAGAACACGTCGGTATTTGTATCTCAATTTTTTCAACTTACTTTCAAGACTTTCCATATCATTATGTTTAAATGGCCTTCTTTTGGCCTTCGATAAAATAGCTCCTTGAATAATACTATTATGTGCTAATGCATCATATAGAATTAAATCCTCTCCATTTACAAGATTTCCAATCGTATTTACATTTGTACTATGGCCACCTACTTGTACAATTGCATCTTCTGTTCCAATAAAAGATGCAATCTTTTTTTCTAATCTTGAGTGAAGCTCAATTTCTCCACTTAATAATCTACTTCCAGATACGCTTGTTCCATATTGTTGTATAGCTTTATATACTTGCTCATTTATTTCCTCACAACCATTCATTCCTAAATAATTATAAGTTGAGTAATTAATCATTTCTTTTCCATTAATGATTATCGTATTCGATGCAATTCCATCATTCACTCTAAAGTACGGTACAGTTCCTTTTTCCATAAAATACTCAGAAAAGCTCGTAACCTCCGGAAAACAATCAATACTAGAGGACTTATCAAGTTCATTTTTTGAATTCACAGCAAATTCCTCCTCATCAAATATTTAACAGTTTTGTTTTATAGAACTTCCTTGTTCTAATTAAGATAAAAATCCATACTTACTAAGTGGCTTTTCCTCTGAAAAGGACTATGGGGAAATAAGGAGTCTTGTTGTATGTCCATTTTATTGGACGAAAGCGAAGATATCATGAATTTTCAAAATCAATAAACTTGTCGAAATTTATTTTATTATATAGAAGTATGTATAGAAAAACAATGATTTTTAGTTCTTTTTCACTATTTATGGAAAAATAATGAAATATACTAGATGTTTTTCAAAATTTATTACTTTACTGAAATTAAATGAGGTTTAAAACGTGATTCGAAAGTTAATTTTTTAAAGGAGTCATCAAAAAAAGCCTCTAAAAAGAGACTTATTCTACACTAGTAACAATTTGTTTTAGAGGTATACTAATTCCCTCTGGGACTTCATGATGATGACGACAGCGAGCTTCATAAGCTTCCGAAGCACCCACAAGGATGATTGGATCATCCGCACAAGCTGGTTTACCATTAATTAAACGTTGAGTTCTACTTGCAGGTGATCCACAAACTGTACATACTGCCTGGAGCTTTGTTACTAATTCTGCAATAGCCATAAGTTTTGGCATCGGCCCGAAAGGAACCCCTCTGAAATCTTGATCAAGTCCAGCCAAAATAACCCGATGTCCATTATTCGCTAATTCTTGAACAACCTCAACAATTTCTTCATCGAAAAACTGTGCCTCATCTATGGCAATGATATCAATATTTCTATGTATGTTTTCAAAGATATCACGTGCTTTTTCTATCGGAAGGGCAATAACCGAGGTACCGTTATGAGAAACAACTGATTCTTTGCTGTAGCGGTCATCCAACTTAGGTTTAAATACAGCAATTTCTTGTTTAGCAAACTGTGCACGACGTACACGTCTGATTAGTTCTTCAGACTTGCCTGAAAACATACTGCCACAAATTACTTCTATCCAACCTGAGTGTTCCATTACATACATTGATTGAGCATCCTCCCTCCGATTTTCAAATTTACAGAAATAAAAAACAGGCAAGCTTTCTTGCCTGTTTTTTATCATTATTGTTGTTTAAAACCGTATTTTTTATTGAATCGGTCAACACGTCCATCAGCAGAAGCGAATTTTTGGCGACCAGTATAGAATGGATGACATTCTGAGCATACCTCAACACGAATCTCTTCTTTTACTGAACCACTTTCGAATTCGTTACCGCAAGCGCATTTAACCATTGCTTTTTTGTATCCTGGATGAATACCTGCTTTCATTCTTTTCATCTCCTTTGCCCTGAGTCATTTCGAAACAGAGTTATATATTTCTATGGGTTCAAAGAAAGTTATAATGATAACGATCTTTAGAAAATCTTGATTTCTGATTTTCTCCATTAGAATTTACAAACACATGGGTATATTATAACAAGCTATTTTTTGAAATGCAATATTACAGTTTAATATTTACTATCCACTTTTTCCCTTATATTAAACCGTTCTTCTTCCAGTTGTACTGCCTTTCATTTCAGCAGTTAAAACCTCAAAAAATTCCTCATTCGTTTTCGTTTTCTTTAGTTTGCGTAAAAATCTTTCTACAAAATCAGGTGTATCAGACATTGACTTTCTTATTGCCCACAGTTTGTCTAAATGCTCCTTCGGAATAAGTAATTCTTCTTTACGCGTTCCTGATCGACGAATATCAATAGCAGGGAAGATTCGTTTTTCTGATAGTGAACGGTCAAGATGGAGTTCCATATTACCGGTTCCTTTAAATTCTTCATAAATAACATCGTCCATCCGTGAGCCAGTTTCAACAAGTGCAGTCGCCAAAATAGTTAAGCTACCACCTTCTTCAATATTTCTAGCTGCACCAAAGAAACGTTTTGGACGGTGGAACGCAGCTGGATCAATACCACCTGAAAGAGTTCGTCCACTTGGGGGAATGACTAAGTTGTATGCACGGGCTAGACGAGTAATGCTATCCATCAGAATAACAACATCACGCTTATGCTCAACTAAACGCATGGCTCTTTCCAATACTAATTCTGCTACTTTAATATGATTTTCTGGTACCTCATCAAAAGTTGAACTTACAACCTCTGCATTAACTGAGCGCTCGATATCGGTTACCTCTTCAGGACGCTCGTCAATTAATAGAACAATTAGCTCGGCATCAGGGTTATTCGTTGTTATGGAATTAGCTATCTCCTTTAAAAGCATCGTTTTTCCTGCCTTAGGAGGAGCGACAATTAAACCACGTTGTCCAAAACCAACAGGGGCAATTAGATCCATAATCCTAGTGGATAATTTATTGGGAGCTGTTTCTAATTTTATTTGTCTGTCTGGATATAATGGTGTTAGTGCAGGGAAATGCACACGTTCCTTTGCAGATTCTGGATTATCCCCATTTACTGCTTCAACATGAAGTAATCCATAATAGCGTTCATTTTCCTTTGGAGGACGAACTTTTCCTGAAACCTTATCACCATTTCTTAAATCAAAACGTCGAATTTGGGAAGCTGAAATATAAATATCCTCTGAACTTGGGGAATAATTTATTGGTCTTAAGAAACCAAAGCCTTCCGATTGGATGATTTCAAGAACACCTTCCATGAAGAAATAGCCTTCTTGTTCAGCACGTGCTTTTAAAATCGCAAAAATAAGTTCTTTTTTTGTTAATTTACTATAGTATGAAACTTTATACTCTCGTGCTAAAGCATAGAGCTCCTTAAGCGTCATATTATCAAGACTTGAAATTGATAAACCTTCCATATCTACACCACACTTTGTTTTTTTCAATGCTAAATTATTATTATTATTATTAAAATTGTTTTTTTCATTTCTAATCAGATCTTCATGAAAGTACTATCGTGTTCTGAGGAAAGAATTTCTTTTAAAGAAAGTGGTATTTAATCTTTCTTTAAAAAAGATCATTGAAAGAGGTATATCTCTGTCGATAAGAGTACTTTTAGCACCAAAATAGTATTAAGGGCGCCGAAGAAAAGAATATTTAAAATATTGAAGATTCAGAAGCCTCGGAAGAACTTTAAAAATAAAGAAAGCAAAAACAATATCTATTTTAACCATATTTTCGAGAAAGAATCAATAAGAAGGAAGGAAATAAATTTGTACAGGCAATTGACCTGTACAAATTTATTGAGTTGATAGGAAATTATTCATATCTTTTTATCATCTAATTAAAACACTATTCTCATAGATCTTCAAAAAATCTTATTTGATTACTAAATTTGGTTTCTTTTTTAGGCTATGTCGTCCATCAATAAACCGAACAGTTCCCGATTTAGCTCGCATAACCACTGAGTGAGTAGAACCGTAGGAGCCTTTAAATTGAACCCCTTTTAAAAGTTCTCCATCTGTAACACCTGTTGCCGAGAAGATTGCATCATCACCGCGGACTAAGTCTTCCATTAATAAAATTTTATTCGTATCCAATCCCATTTTAATACAGCGTTCTAATTCGGCATCATTTTGTGGTAACAATCTTCCCTGTAACTCTCCACCAAGACATTTCAAGGCAACCGCAGCAATCACACCTTCTGGTGCACCGCCAGATCCGAATAGAATATCAACACCTGTATGATCAAAAGCCGTATTTATTGCTCCTGCTACATCCCCGTCGTTGATAAGCTTTATTCTTGCTCCTGCTTCACGAAGTTGCGCAATAATATGCTCATGTCTTGGTCTATTTAAAACTGTTGCTACAACATCCTCTACATCTTTGTTTTTTGCTTTCGCTACAGCTTTTAAATTATCTAGAACAGAAGCATTAATATCGATTTGGCCAACAGCTTCTGGACCAACAGCAATTTTATCCATATACATATCGGGAGCATGTAATAAATTTCCATGATCTGCAACCGCTAACACAGCTAATGCGTTCCAACCCCCAGATGCAACAATATTTGTTCCTTCAAGAGGATCCACAGCTACGTCGACACGTGGTCCATATCCTGTACCAAGTTTTTCACCGATATATAACATTGGAGCCTCGTCCATCTCTCCCTCTCCAATGACTACTGTACCTTTCATTGGAATGGTATCAAATACATCACGCATTGCTGAAGTAGCTGCATCATCTGCTTCTGGCTTTTTCCCTCTTCCCATTAATCGAGCAGAAGCAAGAGCAGCGGCCTCCGTTACACGGACCAATTCCATCGATAAACTTCTTTCCATCTTTCTTCCCCCTATGTGATCAACATATATTGTTGACTAATCCATAAATGGTATAACACATTTCTTTTATATTGTAGCACAATTAACAAGAATTGTGTTTACTATTTATCGATTTCACATTAAGGTTTCATTCTCACAGGCTCTTTTGCTGTTCCATTTCTTCTTCAGTCATTTTTTCACGCCAAATAGTGGCCCCTAAACCTTCTAGTTTTTCAACTAAATTACTATATCCCCGGTCAATATGTTCTAAACCAGTTACTTCAGTAATACCTTCTGCCATTAAACCGGCAATTACAAGGGCAGCACCAGCCCGTAGGTCACTTGCTTTTACCTTTGCTCCTTGTAGAGTAGTAGGTCCATTAATGATTGCGGAACGACCTTCAACCTTGATGTTCGCATTCATTCTTCTTAATTCATCAATATGCTTAAATCGTGCAGAATAAATCGTATCTGTTACTACAGAAGTTCCTTCTGCCTTAGTTAGAAGTGAAGTAAAAGGTTGTTGCAAATCAGTTGGAAAACCAGGATATACCAAGGTTTTTATATCAACTGCTTTCAAATGTTCGCCTTTGCCAATGAAGATTTGCTCATCGCCGACCTCTATTGGAACGCCCATTTCACGAAGCTTTGCAGTCAATGATTCTAAGTGATGCGGTATTACATTATCAATTAATACACCATCACCAGCAGCTGCACCTAGTAACATAAATGTCCCTGCTTCAATACGATCGGGAATAATTGTATGGCGACAACCATTTAATGATTCTACACCTTCGATTCGTATGACATCAGTTCCGGCTCCCTTTATTTTTGCTCCCATATTTGTAAGTAAGGTCGCTACATCAATGATTTCTGGTTCCTTTGCAGCGTTTTCAATGACAGTTTTCCCTTTTGCTTTGACTGCAGCCAACATAATATTAATGGTCGCACCTACACTAACAACATCCAGATAAATTCTTGCACCATGCAATTCATCTGCTCGTAAGTATATTGCACCTTGCTCATTTGTCACCTTTGCACCTAAAGCCTCAAACCCTTTAATGTGCTGATCAATAGGTCTTGGACCTAAATGACAACCACCAGGCAATCCGATCACAGCTTTTTTAAATCTTCCAAGCATAGCTCCCATTAAATAATAGGATGCACGAAGTTTTTTGACCTTTCCATTTGGTAGTGGCATCGAAACCATTTGTGTTGGATCTACTACCATTTCACCGTCTTCAAATGTAACCGCCCCACCGATTTCTTCCAATAAAGTTTTCAAAATTCCAACATCTGAAATATTGGGTAAACCTTCTATCGTCACAGGGGTTTCTGCTAGGATCGTGGCAGGTATTAAAGCAACCGCACTGTTTTTAGCGCCACTTACTTTAATTGTTCCTTTTAATGAATATCCCCCTGCAATCTTTAGTTTTTCCATTTTATACTCCCTTCCGTAGATCTGGGTTTTGACCAAAAACAGCTTTATACAATCAACCAGATGAATGGGCTGTATATAGAAATTATGCTTTTCTACATACTCATATCCTCTACGATACCACTATCATCATCGAGGTTAAATAGAGAATGATGTCAATATCATTAAGTTTTACCATATGCCTTCCTAATTCATACCTTTTTACCATTCTGTAAATTGTTTTCTCTTATTTTTGCAGATGTGAATCCCAATCTTGCAAAAATTGTTCAATTCCTTTGTCCGTTAGTGGATGTTTAAATAATTGCATGATTACTTTAAAAGGAACCGTTGCAATATGTGCACCCGCTAATGCAGCATCCGTGATATGTTGGGGGTGCCTAATAGATGCAGCAATAATTTCTGTATTAATTTGATGAGTTTCAAAAATTTCTGCTATCGTGGATACAAGCTCAATTCCATTATGACCGATATCATCTAGTCTTCCTAAAAATGGAGATACATATGATGCTCCAGCACGGGCAGCCATCAATGCTTGATTTGCACTAAAAATTAACGTTACATTGGTTTTTATTCCCTCTTTCGAGAAAATATGTACAGCTTTTAAGCCTTCTGGAGTCATTGGAACCTTTATCGTAATATTTGGGGCAATTTTAGCAAGTTCGCGTCCTTCTTTAACCATACCTTCTGCATCTAAGGCAATTACCTCAGCGCTAACAGAACCTGTAACGAAACTAGTGATTTCCTTTAAGCGTTCAGGAAAAGATACATTCTCTTTTGCTACTAGTGACGGATTAGTTGTTACACCTGCTATAATACCAAGTTCAAATGCTTGTTTAATTTCTTCCAAATTTGCCGTATCAATAAAAAATTTCATTTTACTCACCTCTGCATAAAAAATTTATATATATACACCGAAACCGCCTAGGATAAGGCGGTTTCACAAGTTGTAGGTCTAAGTTGTTTAAAAATTATAGTAGTAATTATATTAAGCTTTATTAGAAGAACCAAATTCGCGTATTTTACCAATTACAGTTTCTTTTATGGCATCACGAGCAGGTCCTAAATATTTTCTAGGATCATACATTTCTGCGTCTGCAGCAAGTACTTCACGCACTTTTTTTGCTGAAGCAATTTGGTTTTCTGTATTTACATTAATTTTAGCTGTTCCTAAAGAAATCGCCTTTTGAATATCTTTTGTTGGGATACCTGTTCCTCCATGTAAAACTAAAGGAAGACCTGTAGCTTTACCTATCTCTTCCATTTCCTTGAAACCAAGATTTGGTTCACCTTTGTAAGGACCATGAACAGAACCCAATGCTGGAGCAAGTGTATCAATACCTGTACGCTTCACTAGTTCTTGACATTCATTCGGATCTGCATAAATGACACCATTTGCAACCACATCATCTTCTTGTCCACCAACTGTTCCAAGTTCTGCTTCTACAGAAACATCTTTAGCATGTGCATATTCAACTACTTTAGATGTAATCGCCACATTTTCTTCAAATGGATGGTGTGAAGCATCAATCATCACTGAAGTAAATCCAGCATCAATAGCTTCTTTACATTTATCATAGCTTGAACCGTGATCCAAATGAATAGCAACTGGTACTGTAATCTTATAGTCTTCCATTAAACCTTCTACCATTTTTACTACTGTTTTAAAACCACCAATATAGCGACCAGCACCTTCAGAAACCCCAAGGATAACTGGTGACTTTTCTTCTTCTGCTGCAAGAAGAATCGCTTGTGTAAATTCTAAATTATTAATATTGAATTGACCAACAGCATAATGGCCTTCTTTAGCTTTATTGAGCATTTCAGTCATAGAGACTAATGGCATGATACATTTTCCTCCTTTAATTACAGTCAAATTGTCCGTATTTCAAGTACAAAAGTTAGGACGTATTCTACAATCCTTTCCCTTATAGATTAAACAAACAATTTAACATCATACAGGTTAAAATAACATTTTCATCATATCAAATTCGCTTTTCTTTTACCAATGAACATGATCGGATAAAAATAATAAAATTTTTTAAAAAATTTTACCTTCTAACCTTTTACTGGTAAATGCTCTCTCACAGCTTTTCTGATGTCGTCTATATCGAAGGGCTTAGCAAAATGTGTAAGTGCACCCAAATCTTTCGCCTCTTGGATCATGTCCAATTCTCCATAAGCAGTCATAATAATCACGCGAATATCTGGATCAATACTTTTCATTCTTTTTAAAATTTCGATACCATCCATTCCTGGTATTTTCATATCTAACAAGACGAGATCTGGAGAATGCTTCTTTGTAATTTCCAATGCTTGAACGCCATTTGCTGCCTGGAATGTATGATATCCCTCCTTTTTTAGTACTTCATTTAAAAGGATTCGAATTCCAAATTGATCATCAACAATTAATATTTTTTCTTCCATCTTTTTTCCCCCCAAAGTATATGTCTTGTGCTTTTTTCTAACTTTCTTATATTATGTAAAATATGTATTAGGATAAAATGAATGTATCTGATCTTATTATAGACTACTATATATAAAGTTTTTAATTCCACCTTGAAATATATTCTATTTTTCCATACTATTTTCCTGCCATATCGTTTTATTAAGCAGAATATTGAATCAATCTACCTAAATTTTTAAGGAGTGCAAGCTAATGAAGATGTTTTTAACCCAAACAAACGGTTTATTT contains:
- the fsa gene encoding fructose-6-phosphate aldolase gives rise to the protein MKFFIDTANLEEIKQAFELGIIAGVTTNPSLVAKENVSFPERLKEITSFVTGSVSAEVIALDAEGMVKEGRELAKIAPNITIKVPMTPEGLKAVHIFSKEGIKTNVTLIFSANQALMAARAGASYVSPFLGRLDDIGHNGIELVSTIAEIFETHQINTEIIAASIRHPQHITDAALAGAHIATVPFKVIMQLFKHPLTDKGIEQFLQDWDSHLQK
- a CDS encoding class II fructose-bisphosphate aldolase, coding for MPLVSMTEMLNKAKEGHYAVGQFNINNLEFTQAILLAAEEEKSPVILGVSEGAGRYIGGFKTVVKMVEGLMEDYKITVPVAIHLDHGSSYDKCKEAIDAGFTSVMIDASHHPFEENVAITSKVVEYAHAKDVSVEAELGTVGGQEDDVVANGVIYADPNECQELVKRTGIDTLAPALGSVHGPYKGEPNLGFKEMEEIGKATGLPLVLHGGTGIPTKDIQKAISLGTAKINVNTENQIASAKKVREVLAADAEMYDPRKYLGPARDAIKETVIGKIREFGSSNKA
- a CDS encoding response regulator translates to MEEKILIVDDQFGIRILLNEVLKKEGYHTFQAANGVQALEITKKHSPDLVLLDMKIPGMDGIEILKRMKSIDPDIRVIIMTAYGELDMIQEAKDLGALTHFAKPFDIDDIRKAVREHLPVKG